TCGCGCAGGACGCCGGCGGACTCGCGTTCGTCGAAGTCCGTACGCGCCGCGGCGACGCGATGGGCGCGCCGGAAGAATCGCTGACGCCGCGCAAACGCGCGCACTTGCTCGCGACCGCGCAAGCATTTCTCGCGAGTCACGTCGAGCACGCCGACTGCGCGTGGCGGATTGATCTCGTCGCGATCGAGTTGGATCGCGTCGGGCGCATCGCGCGGATGAATCTGATTCAAGGCGCGGTCGAGGAATGACCTCGATGGCACGCTCGACACCTCTCATTGCCATCCTGGGTCCGACGGCGGTGGGCAAAACCGCGTTGGCGGTGAACCTTGCGCGTGAATGGCGCGGCGAAATCGTTTCCGCTGATTCGCGCCAAGTGTATCGTCGGATGGACATCGGCACCGCCAAGCCAATGCACGCCGAGCGCGGCGGCGTGCCGCACCACTTGATTGATGTGGTCAATCCGGACGAAGCGTTTTCGCTCGCCGAGTACCAACATCGCGCGTACGAGACGATTGCCGCGATTCACGCGCGCGGCAACGTGCCGCTCTTCGTTGGTGGCAGCGGGTTGTACGTGCGCGCGGTGCTCGAAGGGTTGACGATTCCACGCGTCGCGCCGAATCACGCGCGCCGCGCCGAACTGGAACAAACGGACGCGCACGCGTTGTACGCGCGGCTACAACAACTTGATGCGTTGGCGGCGGAACGGATTGATCCGCGCAACAAACGGCGCGTGATTCGCGCGATTGAAGTGTGCGAAGCGGGGGGCAAACCGGTCAGCGCGTTGCAATCGCGCGCCGCGCCGGATTATCGCGTGCTGCGCATCGGCTTGACGATGCCGCGCGAGCAATTGTACGAACGCATCAACGCGCGCGTGGACGCGATGTTGAACGCGGGGCTGGTCGAAGAAGTGCGCGGGTTGATCGCGCAGGGATACTCGGTGGACTTGCCGGCGATGAGCGGTCTGGGTTATCGGCAGATCGCGCTGTACATCAATGGCGCGGCGCCGCTCGCGGAAGCCGTGCGCTTACTCAAACGCGATACGCGGCGGTTCGTGCATCATCAGTACAGTTGGTTTCGCCTCGACGATGAACGCATTCATTGGTTCGACGTCTCGTCGCCGCGCGACACGGAGATTCACAGTCTCGTCGCGCAACATCTGCGCGCGTGTGAAACTGCGGAAACGTAGTACAAGTTTCCAACTTCCAATCGCAAATTGGAAATTTGTGCCACGTTTTTTTGAGGAGTATGATGTCGAGTACGACATTTGATCGCAAGCGAATCTTGATTCTTGCCGGCGGCGCGGGATGCGTGTTGGCATTCCTGGCAGTGCTGGTGATCGGGGGAGGATTTTTTGCGTGGAACGCTATTTTCGTCGCGGCGACGCCGACCGCGCGCGCGGTAGCGATATCCACGCCGACGCGTGTGGCAATCGTTGCGACCACACCTACCGCGCTCCCCACGCGCACGCCCATCGTCGAGTATCAAATTTATGCGAGCAAGGTCGCGTTCTTTTCGGTGCAATATCCGCGCGGTTGGACGGTGAACGATCAAGAGCAAGCCAAAGCGATGGTCACGTTCACTGCGCCCGATCGCTCGGCGCAACAAAGCGTGTCGTTTGGCGCGGCAGGTTCGCAGACTGCGGAGCAAGCGCTCAATGTGTTTCTCACCGATCGGTTTCGCGCGCAAGCGCCGGATGTGCGCGTGCTTTCGCAACGCGCCGCGTCCGACGGCAGCGCGCTCGCGGACATTGAGTACACGAGCGCCGACCTGGGTGGGCGCGTGCGCGGCGTGTTGCGCGTCGTCGTCGTGTCCGGCGGTTTTTACTACGCGGTGCTCTTTAGCGCCAAAGGCGATCAGTTAGATCGCGCGACCGCGGAAAAATTCGTGGATGGGTTGAGTATCGGGAAATAGAGGGCAGAGCATGTCCGTTGACCCGCAAATGATTCAACGCGCGATTGCCGGCATGTACGACGAATTGTCCGCGCGCTATGAACGCGTCGTCGCGCCGGTCTATCGCCCGATGGCGAAACGATTGGTGCAGTTGATTGACTTGCGCCCCGGTTGGGTCGCGCTTGATGCCGGCGCCGGAACGGGGTTGGTCGCGTTGCTCGCCGCGCCGCGCGTCGGCAAGACCGGCAGAATCATCGGCGTGGACGCGTCGGAGCAGATGCTCGCGTTCGCGCGCGTACACGCCGCGCAGTTCGGTTTTTCGCAGTGTGAGTTTCGGATTGGCGATCTCAATGCGCTCGATCTGCCGGAGGCGTCGTGCGACGCGGTGTTGTCACAATTCGCGTTGCATTACACCGATCCCGCGCGCAGTCTCGCCGAATTCTATCGCGTGCTCAAGCCGGACGGCATCCTCGCGCTGCAAATCTGGGCGATGGATTCGTCTGCGCCGCACAAGACGATGTACGACGTGCTGACGCCGTATCGTGCGAAAGAAGAAACGGACGTGTTGGCGCACTTGCGCGCGCAATCCACGCGCGCGTATTTGTTTCGTCAAACGTTTGGGGCGGTAGATCAAATCACGCGCGCGGTTGAATTGGCGGGGTTTGAAAATGTAGACGCGCGCCAGGAACACTATCCGGCGCGCGTGGCTGATCGCGAGGCGTTTCTGGAGTTTGCGGATGCTTCGCCGTTATTGCACGCGGAGATCGCGGCTTTGCCGGCGGACGTGCGGACGCGTTATCTCGACGCGGCGCGCGTGGCGCTTGAACGTTTTCAAGCGGCGAGCGGTTTCGCGTGGACGTTCCACACGCTTGCGCTCATCGCGCGCAAGTAAGCTTAGTTGGGCCAGGCGCTCGTGACCTGACTGAATAAATTACCTACTTGCCCACCAAAGACCGTGACCAGAATGACCAGCACAATAATGACGAGCAATAAAATCAAGGCGTACTCAACTAATCCTTGTCCGCATTCTATTCCCCCCCGATCCATACGCGTTCCTCCCGAGCCGGTCAGTCTTCGCTGACCGCACCGCCCCAGACACGATTTGGAAAAAAAGTTTGTCGTGTTTATAATACTCTTTGTGAAAGCGTTCGTCAATCGAACAAGAGTACTCATGGGCTATCGTGACCGCTGGGTCTACGCACTATTGGCGGCAAGCGCCTTTGCGTTGTATTTTCGCACGATGTCGCCGACCGTGCTGGATGGCGATAGCGGCGAATACCAGCACATGGCGTACTACCTGGGCGTGCCGCATTCAACCGGCTATCCGCTGTATATTCTCCTCGCTAAACTTTTCACTTGGCTCCCGGTTGGCGACGTCGCGTATCGCGTCAACCTGTTTTCGGTTGTCGCCGCCGCGCTCGTTCCCCCCGTCGTCTACGCGATCGCGCGCCGGCTGATTCGTCAACGCGTCCCGGCATTGCTTGCCGCGTTCGCGTTGATCGTCACGCCTTCGCTGTGGGGCGCGGCGGCGCAAGCCGAAGTGTACGCGTTGCATTTGCTGATCGGCGCGCTCGCGCTGTTCTGTGCGTTGCGGTGGTATCAAGACGGCGCGCCGCGCGATTTTTACGCGCTTGCACTAACGTGCGGATTCGGCTTGACACACCATCGCGTCTTTGTGTTTCTTGCGCCCGCGCTCGCGCTGATAGTGTGGTTCAATCGCGCGCGCGTCACGCGCGCGATGTTTGGACGTGGCGCGTTGCTCGTTCTGTTGCCGCTCATCTTGTACGCGTACATTCCGATTCGCGCGAATCAGTTGATCGCGCAACAAAGCCCGGTGAACTGGGATTTGTACCCGCGCGAAGACGCGATGGTCAAGGGTACCGTGAGCGCGTACTATAACAACACGCTGTACGGATTTTTCAACCTCGTCACCGGTTTCGACAATCGCAACAAACTTGGCTTCAAGTCGCCGCTCGACGAAGCCGACCGGCTCAATCTCGCGACGACGTTGTTGCTCGATCAGTTCACGCTTGTCGGCATTGTGATCGCCGCGCTCGGTGCATGGCAATCGTTCAAACGGAATCGCCGCGAATTTCTGTTTCTGCTCGTTGCCGGTGCGGGCGTTGGTTTCATCGCGATATATTTGCGTGGAACATCCACGGTTTACTATTTTTCGCTCGCGTATCTAGTGGTGGCATTGTGGATTGGTTTTGGCGCGGATGCGATAATCCGGTTCGCCGCGCGCGTGCCGATCAAACATTTCACGCGCGCGCCCGCGCTCGCGCTATCGCTCGTGCCGTTGACGGTTCTCGTTCTGCATTTCTCCGAAATGGACCAGAGTCAGTACTATCTCGCGCGCGACAACGCGCAAGCCGTGTTGCGCGACAACCTCGCGCCGAACGCAGTCGTCATCGCGCCCTGGGAAGTGTCCGAGCCGATGCGCTATTATCAGTTTGTCGAAAACCAGCGTCCCGATTTGCTCGTCGTCAACATCAGCCCCATCTGGCCCCAGTTCGAGCGCCTCATGAAGCGCGCGCGCGAGTTGAATCGTCCGTTTTATTTTGTCGAGTTCAATCCCGAACTGCGCTCCACGCCCGGACCGCGTTCCGTCCAAGCCGTGCCGCTGCCGCTGTTGAACGCGCCGCAACCGCGTTACGCGTTGCACGACGCGCGCATCGTTCCCGAAGTGGACATCCTGGGTTACGATCTCGATCCCGATCCGCCACAGCCGGGCAAGCCGACGCGCGTCCTGGTTTACTATCGCGCGAATGCACGGATGTATCCGATGTACTCGTCGCTATTGGGCGTGAATGATCTCACCGGCAAACCCTGGAGCGATTACCCTGGTTTTCCCGCGTCGTTCTATTTTCCGACGTATCGCTGGCAAGCCGGCGATTATTATCGCGACGCGTTCACGGTGAATTTGCCGGCGGACGCGCCCGCCGGTTTGTACAATCTCGATTTGTATTGGTACGTGTACGATCTCGACACGCGCAAGCCGGATTACAACCGCGAGTCGCGCGTCGCGCTCGGCGAAATTCGCGTTGGCGATTTCACCACGGCGAACATATCCCACGCGAATATCATGCGCGTGGGTCCGGCGATTGCATTCCTGGGTTGGAGCAGCGCGCCCGCGACAAACTCGAACACGCTCGACCTCGCGCGCGGACAATCGCTCGCGCTCGATCTGTACTGGCGCGCGGTTCGCGAGCCAAACGAAGCGTACACCGTGTTCGTCCATCTTGTCGACGCGAACGGACGCGTAGTCGCGGACGCGGACGCGCCGCCGCTGAGCGGCTTGTATCCGACGAATCGTTGGCGCACGGGCGAGCCACTCCGCGACCGGCACACGCTCAAAATTCCGGCGGACCTTGCGCCAGGCAATTACACGATTGCGATTGGCATGTATCTTCCCGCGACCGGCGCGCGGTTGCCAATAGGTATAACGAACGTCGCCGACAGTCTTGGATTGACCCAGGTCGTCGTCCGATGACGCGCCGCGTGTGGTTCGCGTTCCTCGCGTTCGTCCCGCTTCCCGCCGCGTGGTTTCTTTTGCAAGACGGTTACTTTCAATCGTCCGATGGAATGATTCACCTCTATCGGTTGTTCGAACTTGACCGCGCACTTCACCAGAGCATTTTGTTTCCGCGTTGGTTTCCACTTTCGGGTTATGGCTATGGCTTGCCCGTGTTCAATTACTATCCGCCATTGGCGTACTATCTCGCAGAATTGTTTCACTTGCTGGGCGCAGGTTACATCGGTGCGATCAAATTGCTGATCGTGCTCTGTTTTTTCCTCGCTGCTTTCTCCATGTTCTTGTTCGCGCGCGATCTGCTGGGCGACGCGCCCGCATTCATCGCCGCAATCGCGTTTGCGTACTTGCCCTATGTGCTCTCGGATGCGTACGTGCGCGGCAATTTTCCGGAACTGCTCGCGCTGTCGCTCATCCCGCTCGCGCTCTACGCGTTCCGCCGCGTGTTCCAGTCCGGCGCGATGCGCGACGCGATCCTAGCCGCGCTCGCGTTTGCCGCCATTGTGCTCGCGCATCACTTGACCGCGATGCAGTTCGCCGCGCTGTTGCTCGCATACCTGGGCTGGTTGTTTCTCTTCGCGCGACGAACGACCACCGACCGCCGACCACTGACCGCGCTTGTCGCGATTCTCGCCGGTCTCGCGCTCAGTGCGTTCTACTGGCTCCCCGCGCTCGCTGAGTTGAATCTCGTGCTCGTCGGACCTGGGTCACTCCCGCGTTTTCTCGTCAGCCGCCTCGTTACGCTCGCGGATTTTTTCGCGCCATCGCTCGCGTACGAGTACGTACCGCAAACCGAGGTGCTCAAACACAGCGCCGGTTTTCCGCAAACCATTCTTGCCTTGCTTTCGCTTCTCTTGTTGATCGCCATCCGCCATTCGCCATCCGCTATCCGCAATTCGCATCACATTTTTTTCCTCCTCCTCCTCCTCGCCTCCCTCGCGATGACGCTTGATTTTTCCGCGCCGCTGTGGTATGCCATTCCCGCGTTGCGCTTTATGCAATTCCCGTGGCGATTTCAGATTCTTGCTGGGATTAGCATCGCGTTCCTGATTGGCGTGTGGGCGAACTGGCTCGCG
This genomic window from Chloroflexota bacterium contains:
- a CDS encoding DUF2723 domain-containing protein, translated to MGYRDRWVYALLAASAFALYFRTMSPTVLDGDSGEYQHMAYYLGVPHSTGYPLYILLAKLFTWLPVGDVAYRVNLFSVVAAALVPPVVYAIARRLIRQRVPALLAAFALIVTPSLWGAAAQAEVYALHLLIGALALFCALRWYQDGAPRDFYALALTCGFGLTHHRVFVFLAPALALIVWFNRARVTRAMFGRGALLVLLPLILYAYIPIRANQLIAQQSPVNWDLYPREDAMVKGTVSAYYNNTLYGFFNLVTGFDNRNKLGFKSPLDEADRLNLATTLLLDQFTLVGIVIAALGAWQSFKRNRREFLFLLVAGAGVGFIAIYLRGTSTVYYFSLAYLVVALWIGFGADAIIRFAARVPIKHFTRAPALALSLVPLTVLVLHFSEMDQSQYYLARDNAQAVLRDNLAPNAVVIAPWEVSEPMRYYQFVENQRPDLLVVNISPIWPQFERLMKRARELNRPFYFVEFNPELRSTPGPRSVQAVPLPLLNAPQPRYALHDARIVPEVDILGYDLDPDPPQPGKPTRVLVYYRANARMYPMYSSLLGVNDLTGKPWSDYPGFPASFYFPTYRWQAGDYYRDAFTVNLPADAPAGLYNLDLYWYVYDLDTRKPDYNRESRVALGEIRVGDFTTANISHANIMRVGPAIAFLGWSSAPATNSNTLDLARGQSLALDLYWRAVREPNEAYTVFVHLVDANGRVVADADAPPLSGLYPTNRWRTGEPLRDRHTLKIPADLAPGNYTIAIGMYLPATGARLPIGITNVADSLGLTQVVVR
- a CDS encoding YraN family protein, which gives rise to MNPTTTRARKNLGDAGERLAARFLEQRGYAILARNYRTRAGEIDLIAQDAGGLAFVEVRTRRGDAMGAPEESLTPRKRAHLLATAQAFLASHVEHADCAWRIDLVAIELDRVGRIARMNLIQGAVEE
- a CDS encoding glycosyltransferase family 39 protein, producing the protein MTRRVWFAFLAFVPLPAAWFLLQDGYFQSSDGMIHLYRLFELDRALHQSILFPRWFPLSGYGYGLPVFNYYPPLAYYLAELFHLLGAGYIGAIKLLIVLCFFLAAFSMFLFARDLLGDAPAFIAAIAFAYLPYVLSDAYVRGNFPELLALSLIPLALYAFRRVFQSGAMRDAILAALAFAAIVLAHHLTAMQFAALLLAYLGWLFLFARRTTTDRRPLTALVAILAGLALSAFYWLPALAELNLVLVGPGSLPRFLVSRLVTLADFFAPSLAYEYVPQTEVLKHSAGFPQTILALLSLLLLIAIRHSPSAIRNSHHIFFLLLLLASLAMTLDFSAPLWYAIPALRFMQFPWRFQILAGISIAFLIGVWANWLARFRIARVAYPFAILALVALSLANLPVRAFPLTDAQVDLTRANDSDYVIAQMGWGWTREFVPSTVSDIENVYTPMAKSNVATREWRTLPTIVVTQDDSQTHAFRIATSEPFELSLAAFYFPRWQAYIDDMPAPTFPRGGLGIATINVPPGDHAVTFRFENTLLRDVASGVTLIALGAGLTWLLITRRRVALALLVCIVSLGAVWAWHSRDDAPRQAPVAVAANLDNQAMLVGYTRERARDTLTVTLHWFALNEMNHDYTSFVHLLDASGAVIAQHDGVPNQGLTPTTRWLAGEIIADRHNIALDGIAPGEYRLAAGMYLAQENGFQPVGRAIDLGHISISR
- a CDS encoding methyltransferase domain-containing protein; amino-acid sequence: MSVDPQMIQRAIAGMYDELSARYERVVAPVYRPMAKRLVQLIDLRPGWVALDAGAGTGLVALLAAPRVGKTGRIIGVDASEQMLAFARVHAAQFGFSQCEFRIGDLNALDLPEASCDAVLSQFALHYTDPARSLAEFYRVLKPDGILALQIWAMDSSAPHKTMYDVLTPYRAKEETDVLAHLRAQSTRAYLFRQTFGAVDQITRAVELAGFENVDARQEHYPARVADREAFLEFADASPLLHAEIAALPADVRTRYLDAARVALERFQAASGFAWTFHTLALIARK
- the miaA gene encoding tRNA (adenosine(37)-N6)-dimethylallyltransferase MiaA translates to MARSTPLIAILGPTAVGKTALAVNLAREWRGEIVSADSRQVYRRMDIGTAKPMHAERGGVPHHLIDVVNPDEAFSLAEYQHRAYETIAAIHARGNVPLFVGGSGLYVRAVLEGLTIPRVAPNHARRAELEQTDAHALYARLQQLDALAAERIDPRNKRRVIRAIEVCEAGGKPVSALQSRAAPDYRVLRIGLTMPREQLYERINARVDAMLNAGLVEEVRGLIAQGYSVDLPAMSGLGYRQIALYINGAAPLAEAVRLLKRDTRRFVHHQYSWFRLDDERIHWFDVSSPRDTEIHSLVAQHLRACETAET